A genomic segment from Candidatus Krumholzibacteriota bacterium encodes:
- a CDS encoding PKD domain-containing protein, with amino-acid sequence MTKRSILVSICLLLILMPLSSVQSAAPRQFSPVQKGYVGSAESVLPYAPNRILIKFTDSSYRTSKLNINLDRGATPIDEMTGLASVDAISRDLGVLKISRPYIEPKNRILSVQLGVDRWFRVDLPNGVDIEDVVARYAADPNIEYAKPDYRAFPAAVPGDPLYADHWGHNNTAQLPDLDWGGTYSHTLPNTVGTPGFDANAQGAWDGSQGFGSSSIIIAIIDSGVDIDHPDLNLVSGYDFGDNDSNPDDNSAAPGHGTCCAGVAASLANNGRGACGAAPGCRIMPVKVANSAGSMYFSSIENGLYWAADNGADVISISLGAPISSDPATDAAIAYAYNSGCVIVAATGNENDNAISYPAINAYVVGVGAASPCGDRKRSSSSSTECNPGVNTDPNGYTCDGERWWGSNYGTTVKDAAGAVDILGPTILPTTDIGGSGGYTSGDYDPFFNGTSCATPYVAGVAALVKSKNPAWTAAQIRDQICDTAIDIVNVESGSGWDRYSGYGMVDAEAAVGGGGPVAPVAEFYGTPTSGTEPLTVNFTDQSTGAPTSWAWSFGDGGTSTAQNPNHTYNNDGSYTVTLTVTNSVGSDAETKSGYITVSPCVAPVAAFTGSPTSGDAPLAVSFTDQSTGAASWSWTFGDGGTSTAQNPSHTYTSEGTYTVSLTVVNSCGSDGETKSGYITVTEAVGGWEVITYDDFEGGFGNYTSGGGDCSLYTSGTYAHQGSNAADIQDNSGVASSFYHTASYNVSGYTSLEVDFWFYAYSMDNTSEDFWVQYFDGSTWRTVATYARTTDFENGVFYHKVVQIPASTYNYPANAKLRFMCDASGNADDVFIDEVEFRGFGTGGGSVAPVAAFTGTPTTGDYPLEVTFTDQSENDPESWSWAFGDGGTSTAQNPTHTYTAAGTYTVTLTAANTAGSDDEVKTGYITVTEPSAGGWTTITYDDFEGGFGSYTDGGGDCSLYAYGTYAHQGSRAADIQDNSGTASSFYHTASYNVSGYSNLEVEFWFMAVSMDRSEDFWVQYFDGSAWRTVASYTSSTDYDNGIFYNKVVQIPAGTYNYPTNAKIRFMCDASNNTDDVYIDEIEFRGYSGGAMASGAIAQVETGSDIPEAFKVCQNYPNPFNPVTTIRFELPKEGYMRLDIFNVAGQRVANLVSRNMDAGVHEIPWNAAGQASGVYFYRIMYGDKRVTKKMILLR; translated from the coding sequence ATGACAAAAAGATCGATACTTGTATCAATCTGTCTGTTACTGATTTTGATGCCTCTCTCAAGCGTCCAGTCAGCCGCGCCGCGACAATTCTCTCCGGTGCAGAAAGGTTATGTGGGATCGGCAGAATCGGTCCTTCCATACGCCCCCAACCGGATACTGATTAAATTCACCGATTCAAGTTACAGGACTTCCAAGCTGAACATCAATCTCGACAGGGGCGCGACTCCCATCGATGAGATGACAGGTCTCGCGTCGGTCGACGCGATAAGCCGCGATCTGGGCGTCCTCAAGATATCGAGGCCATACATAGAGCCAAAGAACAGGATCCTCTCTGTTCAGCTCGGAGTCGACAGGTGGTTCCGGGTAGACCTGCCGAATGGCGTTGATATCGAGGATGTTGTTGCGCGATACGCCGCCGACCCCAATATAGAATACGCAAAGCCCGACTATCGGGCTTTCCCGGCCGCCGTGCCAGGCGATCCCCTCTACGCCGACCACTGGGGACATAATAACACGGCGCAGCTTCCCGATCTCGACTGGGGAGGCACCTACAGCCATACGCTGCCGAACACAGTCGGGACCCCCGGTTTCGACGCCAACGCCCAGGGAGCGTGGGACGGAAGCCAGGGATTCGGAAGTTCCAGCATTATCATAGCCATCATTGATTCAGGAGTCGATATCGATCATCCCGACCTTAACCTGGTCAGCGGATATGATTTCGGCGATAACGACAGCAATCCCGACGACAATTCCGCGGCGCCCGGGCATGGGACCTGCTGCGCCGGTGTCGCCGCGTCTCTGGCCAATAACGGCCGGGGCGCATGCGGAGCGGCGCCAGGATGCAGGATCATGCCGGTCAAGGTGGCCAACAGCGCCGGTTCGATGTACTTCTCATCGATTGAGAACGGCCTTTACTGGGCCGCAGATAACGGCGCGGATGTTATAAGTATCAGCCTTGGCGCTCCTATCAGCAGTGATCCCGCCACAGACGCTGCCATCGCCTACGCGTACAACTCAGGATGCGTCATAGTGGCGGCGACAGGTAACGAGAACGACAACGCGATCAGTTACCCGGCCATCAATGCCTATGTTGTCGGTGTAGGGGCAGCTTCGCCATGCGGCGACCGCAAGCGATCGAGTAGCAGCAGCACTGAGTGCAACCCCGGCGTCAACACCGATCCGAACGGTTATACATGCGATGGTGAGCGCTGGTGGGGGTCTAACTACGGAACAACCGTGAAAGACGCCGCCGGCGCGGTCGATATACTCGGCCCGACGATCCTTCCGACGACTGATATCGGCGGAAGCGGGGGATATACCAGCGGAGACTACGATCCGTTCTTCAACGGAACATCGTGCGCCACTCCTTACGTCGCGGGAGTCGCCGCCCTGGTAAAATCGAAGAACCCTGCCTGGACGGCTGCCCAGATCCGCGACCAGATCTGCGATACGGCGATCGATATAGTCAATGTCGAATCAGGCAGCGGTTGGGACCGTTACAGTGGATACGGTATGGTAGACGCTGAAGCGGCAGTCGGTGGAGGAGGACCGGTCGCTCCGGTCGCCGAGTTCTATGGCACTCCTACCAGTGGAACGGAACCTCTGACTGTGAACTTCACCGATCAGTCGACAGGCGCGCCTACCAGCTGGGCGTGGAGTTTCGGCGACGGCGGTACTTCGACGGCGCAGAATCCGAACCATACATATAACAATGACGGTAGTTACACGGTGACTCTGACCGTCACGAATTCGGTCGGTTCCGACGCTGAGACAAAAAGCGGATACATCACGGTAAGTCCCTGCGTAGCCCCTGTCGCCGCTTTTACCGGCTCGCCGACATCGGGAGACGCGCCTCTCGCGGTCAGCTTCACCGACCAGTCGACCGGGGCGGCCTCCTGGTCGTGGACTTTCGGTGACGGCGGCACATCGACCGCGCAGAATCCATCCCACACCTATACTTCCGAAGGAACGTACACTGTCTCGCTGACTGTTGTGAACTCCTGCGGCAGCGACGGTGAGACGAAAAGCGGCTATATTACAGTGACCGAGGCTGTCGGCGGCTGGGAAGTCATCACCTACGACGATTTCGAAGGCGGATTCGGTAACTATACTTCCGGCGGAGGAGATTGTTCCCTCTATACGTCAGGCACTTATGCTCATCAGGGGAGCAACGCCGCCGATATCCAGGATAACAGTGGAGTAGCTTCGTCGTTCTATCATACGGCCAGTTACAACGTGTCCGGATATACAAGTCTTGAAGTCGATTTCTGGTTCTACGCCTACAGCATGGACAACACGAGCGAGGACTTCTGGGTGCAGTACTTCGACGGATCGACATGGCGTACCGTTGCTACGTACGCAAGGACGACCGATTTCGAAAACGGTGTTTTCTATCACAAGGTCGTTCAGATCCCCGCCAGCACTTATAATTACCCTGCGAACGCGAAGCTCCGGTTCATGTGCGACGCGAGCGGTAACGCAGACGACGTCTTTATCGATGAAGTCGAGTTCAGAGGCTTCGGCACTGGTGGCGGATCTGTCGCTCCCGTGGCTGCGTTCACCGGAACACCTACTACCGGTGATTATCCACTGGAAGTGACATTCACCGATCAGTCGGAGAATGATCCGGAAAGCTGGTCGTGGGCGTTCGGCGACGGCGGGACTTCGACCGCTCAGAATCCGACCCACACATACACAGCTGCCGGGACATATACGGTGACACTGACTGCAGCCAACACGGCAGGTTCCGATGATGAGGTAAAAACAGGGTACATCACAGTGACCGAACCGTCGGCGGGAGGCTGGACGACGATCACTTACGACGACTTCGAAGGCGGATTCGGCAGCTACACCGATGGCGGAGGAGACTGTTCGCTGTACGCTTATGGCACTTACGCGCATCAGGGGAGCCGAGCGGCCGATATCCAGGACAACAGCGGTACGGCTTCTTCGTTCTATCACACAGCCAGTTACAATGTTTCCGGGTATTCGAATCTCGAGGTCGAGTTCTGGTTCATGGCGGTAAGCATGGACAGGAGCGAAGACTTCTGGGTCCAGTACTTCGATGGATCGGCATGGCGGACCGTCGCCAGTTACACCAGTTCGACCGATTACGACAATGGCATCTTCTACAACAAGGTAGTTCAGATCCCGGCCGGGACGTATAACTACCCGACGAACGCGAAGATACGTTTCATGTGCGACGCGAGCAACAACACCGATGATGTCTATATCGACGAGATCGAGTTCAGAGGGTACAGCGGTGGAGCGATGGCTTCCGGGGCGATAGCCCAGGTGGAGACTGGGTCTGATATTCCGGAGGCCTTCAAAGTCTGCCAGAACTATCCGAACCCGTTCAACCCGGTAACCACGATAAGGTTCGAACTTCCGAAGGAAGGGTACATGAGGCTGGATATATTCAACGTAGCCGGCCAGCGGGTAGCGAATCTTGTCAGCAGGAATATGGATGCCGGAGTGCATGAGATCCCGTGGAACGCGGCGGGCCAGGCATCAGGCGTCTATTTCTACAGGATCATGTACGGTGACAAGAGAGTGACGAAGAAGATGATCCTTCTCAGATGA
- a CDS encoding alpha/beta fold hydrolase produces the protein MNHQVIFIIALMIVFTAACGTAVAIDRVDETGELGEAPYRIQIPENWNNGLVMYAHGYLTEGRQWRPLADALSAVFLSRGFAFAESGYSRQGWAVAEAIEETEQLREHFTKNYGRPDTTFVTGHSMGGIITLATIETYPENYDGALPFCGPLAPSLVFIKDTVFDMLVTFEALFGQYLPDDARPVIEAPELSGQIVAAAFAADSSMTRLFARQWDIRLSDLVATISFYHLFYREIAARAGGNPIDNCNSLYTGLGDERSLNNDVPRYRLESGAFDYLHRFYTPTGNISDPVLAVHTTYDAGVPPALQDNYDTTVRIAGNGDKFVMMRVEADGHCRFTPGQTGDAFDMLRKWLSSGVKPDAGVLR, from the coding sequence GTGAACCATCAAGTTATTTTCATAATCGCGTTAATGATCGTCTTCACTGCGGCATGCGGCACCGCTGTCGCCATCGACCGTGTCGACGAGACCGGCGAACTCGGAGAAGCTCCATACCGGATCCAGATCCCGGAGAACTGGAACAACGGTCTTGTCATGTACGCCCACGGCTACCTTACCGAGGGCCGTCAATGGAGGCCTCTTGCAGACGCTTTGAGTGCTGTTTTCCTCTCGCGCGGTTTCGCGTTCGCCGAATCTGGATATTCAAGGCAGGGTTGGGCGGTGGCAGAGGCTATAGAGGAAACCGAACAGCTGCGGGAACATTTCACTAAAAATTACGGCCGGCCCGATACGACTTTTGTGACAGGACATTCGATGGGCGGTATTATCACTCTTGCCACGATAGAGACCTATCCTGAAAACTATGACGGGGCTCTGCCTTTTTGCGGCCCGCTGGCACCTTCTCTGGTCTTCATAAAGGATACGGTATTCGACATGCTCGTCACTTTCGAGGCGCTTTTCGGCCAGTATCTCCCCGATGACGCCAGACCGGTCATCGAAGCTCCCGAGCTTTCCGGGCAGATCGTCGCCGCGGCATTTGCGGCCGATTCCTCCATGACGCGGCTTTTCGCGCGCCAGTGGGATATTCGTCTGTCCGACCTCGTCGCCACGATCTCCTTCTACCACCTTTTTTACAGGGAGATCGCCGCTCGCGCCGGTGGAAACCCGATCGATAACTGCAACAGCCTCTATACAGGCCTGGGTGATGAAAGATCGCTCAACAACGATGTTCCCCGCTATAGACTCGAGTCTGGCGCCTTCGACTACCTGCACCGCTTCTACACGCCGACCGGCAATATCAGCGATCCTGTACTCGCTGTCCATACGACATATGACGCCGGCGTACCTCCTGCACTGCAGGACAATTATGACACAACGGTCAGGATAGCAGGCAACGGGGATAAGTTCGTGATGATGAGGGTCGAAGCTGACGGACATTGCAGATTCACTCCCGGTCAGACCGGCGACGCTTTCGACATGCTTCGCAAGTGGCTATCATCAGGGGTGAAACCGGATGCCGGAGTCCTCAGATAA
- a CDS encoding TonB-dependent receptor plug domain-containing protein, whose amino-acid sequence MSRFRVSLPLLKGYFCLFLAFAILLPSSAAAQKKGRLAGKVIDILSKKPVKEALVAIQGTTLSTLTDEKGHFSFDLSEGKVSISVYHQEYFVSNYQDLEISKGRITTYECELVPGDPGHNIFFSMGGINVLESRELIPEEIETVHMISSAEIEHQLSTNLGDILDIIPGVERNAPPGLSKKTQVGLRGTADIVENQSLALAGTKIVLDDITLSNNANLQTGTGTATSVTSSTAGSGIDLRTIPADNIESVEVITGVPSVEYGDVTSGIVRVKTKSGRVPHRLKIKSNPDTKEGNINGGFMIGGTNITYNANTAYSQRDIRRDGDEYVRYGGQLSIRNELMDKRLKIMNKLYYTGVHDENDLDQDDPLSMEQKNRDKTFIYGHTVDYEAKDDLKLEWNANISYTKRDSYYQRLTGADTRIITDETEPGTYEGIFGAGSYLSRIWTKGEEWNFSAKSNLRWDFNLIDHDNSLLVGAEYTFDDNVGEGKIFDPLYPPGGATGRRPLSFDAVPALQTASLYIEDEIGGSFRMRPWNLNLGFRYEMYTPFKLHLDGIFNEKGVVESKNGTYLNPRVRFKYELADNSQVRLSWGKSSKMSPMTNIFQGPTYIDVIELNTTPPPDSVPLITTYVYNYDNSRLMGYQDEKFEGSFDQKIGPLGIILTGFYTSSSKMPRSQDSPVMIERYSWSDWPDPESAVPIDTIYTDNNAYYKNVGWYENYGLEFQLYTKRIEKLSTVFRVNGSLYRSRSGSDGIYMSSPRPNLALDRTIYPFYEYIDKERDKMVISYSADWLIKRLGMWVTFFVQHTALDRRKDAIDPNASATGYYDPIENRYISISSDLSTELGLDRTIDDEDIIWYSKPGDRFLFNINVTKSVGRSAEISMFVHNVFDDAAYFLNRQESMEARNHRIFYGVEFSMMLNDLFRKF is encoded by the coding sequence ATGAGTCGATTCCGGGTATCCCTCCCCCTGCTGAAGGGGTATTTTTGTCTTTTTCTGGCCTTTGCCATTCTCCTTCCATCCTCCGCGGCAGCCCAGAAAAAGGGACGGCTGGCAGGCAAGGTCATCGATATACTCAGCAAAAAACCGGTAAAAGAGGCACTTGTCGCGATCCAGGGAACGACTCTCAGCACCCTGACAGATGAAAAGGGCCACTTTTCATTCGATCTTTCAGAGGGGAAGGTCTCGATTTCCGTATACCACCAGGAATATTTCGTCTCCAACTACCAGGACCTCGAGATATCGAAGGGCCGTATCACAACATATGAATGCGAGCTCGTCCCCGGCGACCCCGGCCATAATATTTTCTTTTCAATGGGGGGAATAAATGTCCTCGAATCGCGCGAACTGATCCCGGAAGAGATAGAGACGGTGCACATGATCTCGAGCGCCGAGATCGAGCACCAGCTCTCGACGAACCTCGGTGACATACTCGATATAATACCTGGGGTGGAGAGAAACGCCCCGCCGGGGCTTTCGAAGAAGACCCAGGTCGGTCTGAGGGGCACAGCCGATATCGTTGAAAACCAGAGCCTCGCCCTCGCTGGGACGAAGATCGTCCTTGACGATATCACCCTCTCGAACAACGCCAACCTCCAGACCGGCACAGGGACGGCGACATCAGTGACGTCGTCGACCGCGGGAAGCGGTATCGACCTCAGGACGATCCCCGCCGACAATATAGAAAGTGTCGAGGTGATCACCGGAGTCCCTTCGGTCGAATACGGGGATGTCACAAGCGGTATAGTCAGGGTGAAGACGAAATCGGGGAGGGTGCCTCACAGGTTGAAGATAAAATCGAACCCCGATACGAAAGAGGGGAATATCAACGGCGGATTCATGATCGGCGGAACGAATATCACATATAATGCCAACACGGCGTACAGCCAGAGGGATATCAGGCGAGACGGAGACGAATATGTCAGGTACGGAGGGCAGCTGTCGATCAGGAACGAGCTGATGGACAAACGCCTCAAGATAATGAACAAGCTCTATTACACCGGAGTCCACGACGAGAACGACCTCGACCAGGATGATCCACTTTCAATGGAACAGAAGAACAGGGACAAGACGTTTATTTACGGGCATACTGTCGATTATGAGGCGAAGGATGACCTGAAACTCGAATGGAACGCAAATATCAGCTATACGAAACGGGACAGTTACTATCAGAGGTTGACCGGCGCCGATACGAGGATCATTACTGACGAGACCGAACCGGGGACTTACGAAGGCATCTTCGGCGCGGGATCGTACCTTTCGCGGATATGGACCAAAGGAGAAGAGTGGAATTTCAGCGCCAAATCGAATCTCCGGTGGGATTTCAATCTGATCGACCACGACAACTCCCTTCTTGTCGGAGCGGAGTATACATTCGATGACAACGTCGGAGAGGGAAAGATCTTCGATCCGCTCTATCCGCCGGGAGGCGCTACCGGTCGCAGGCCTCTTTCATTCGACGCTGTACCGGCCCTTCAGACAGCAAGCCTCTATATCGAAGATGAGATCGGTGGTTCGTTCCGGATGCGTCCGTGGAACCTCAATCTCGGTTTCAGGTATGAGATGTATACGCCGTTCAAGCTCCATCTCGACGGTATTTTCAACGAAAAGGGTGTCGTCGAATCGAAGAACGGGACGTATCTCAATCCCAGGGTAAGATTTAAATATGAACTGGCTGACAATTCCCAGGTAAGGCTGAGCTGGGGAAAGTCCTCGAAGATGTCGCCTATGACTAACATATTCCAGGGGCCGACATATATCGACGTGATTGAATTAAACACGACACCCCCGCCGGACTCCGTTCCGTTGATTACGACCTATGTCTATAACTATGATAACTCGCGACTGATGGGATACCAGGATGAAAAGTTCGAAGGTTCTTTCGACCAGAAGATAGGTCCTCTCGGCATAATCCTCACTGGTTTTTATACTTCATCGAGCAAGATGCCGCGAAGCCAGGATTCCCCCGTGATGATAGAGAGGTATTCGTGGTCAGACTGGCCGGATCCGGAAAGTGCCGTACCAATCGATACAATATATACCGACAATAATGCCTATTACAAGAATGTAGGATGGTACGAGAATTACGGGCTGGAATTCCAGCTCTACACGAAGAGGATCGAGAAGCTCTCGACCGTATTCCGCGTGAACGGTTCCCTCTACAGGTCAAGGTCGGGATCTGACGGGATATATATGTCAAGCCCAAGGCCTAACCTTGCGCTCGACAGGACTATCTATCCTTTCTATGAATATATCGACAAGGAGAGGGACAAGATGGTGATCAGCTACAGCGCCGACTGGCTGATCAAGAGACTCGGCATGTGGGTGACCTTCTTTGTCCAGCATACAGCGCTCGACAGGAGAAAGGACGCGATCGACCCGAACGCCAGCGCCACGGGGTATTACGACCCGATCGAAAACAGGTATATATCGATCTCTTCGGACCTTTCGACCGAGCTCGGGCTTGACAGGACGATCGACGATGAGGATATCATCTGGTACAGTAAACCGGGAGACCGGTTCCTCTTTAACATCAATGTGACAAAATCAGTGGGCCGTTCGGCGGAGATATCGATGTTCGTCCATAACGTTTTCGATGACGCTGCCTATTTTCTCAATAGGCAGGAATCTATGGAGGCAAGAAATCACAGGATATTCTACGGCGTGGAGTTCAGCATGATGCTGAACGATCTTTTCCGCAAATTTTAG
- a CDS encoding DUF4876 domain-containing protein, giving the protein MKRIALILMAAAALTISCANERPDMIDGGGMILVTVVDTSGVVSGSSPENPVVLGEANVIVQARTHVYSSEVMTGEEGDAAFPFLPSGEYSVIARKELVFGAQKKIFSGYADITVEGSNTIEDTIYTTSATVTDGLIINEVFYCGSDRSKYYFYDQFVELYNPTADTLYLDGVILTRNSPSDRDEIEDIDVVRATYAFQFPGTPVTGREYPIAPGKYLVIAADAIDHTQYADNSIDLSGADWECVNFLGHDYDVPGVPNLTSIHPESGTDYMINLSHEAVVITTGEEWDWEIYINSAGYESIRLTMPLSTVIDGVEYASSADNVKELTVRVDAGFAGIGCSKYSGQSTERGEVGVDTNNSTFDFILLPRPTPGYSHLDEE; this is encoded by the coding sequence GTGAAACGAATAGCGTTGATTCTGATGGCAGCTGCAGCTCTTACTATTTCCTGCGCCAACGAAAGACCCGATATGATCGACGGGGGGGGAATGATCCTGGTAACGGTTGTCGATACCTCCGGGGTCGTTTCCGGCAGTTCTCCCGAAAATCCTGTCGTTCTTGGGGAGGCTAACGTGATCGTACAGGCCAGGACTCACGTCTACTCCAGCGAGGTAATGACAGGCGAGGAAGGCGATGCCGCCTTCCCTTTTCTTCCTTCAGGAGAATATTCGGTAATAGCGAGAAAAGAACTCGTTTTCGGAGCGCAGAAAAAGATCTTCTCCGGATATGCAGATATAACGGTCGAGGGGAGCAATACGATCGAGGACACGATTTACACCACTTCAGCGACCGTGACAGATGGCCTGATAATAAACGAGGTGTTCTATTGCGGGTCAGACAGGTCAAAATATTACTTCTATGACCAGTTCGTCGAGCTTTACAATCCTACCGCCGATACTCTCTATCTCGACGGCGTGATCCTGACGAGAAACTCTCCCTCCGACCGCGATGAGATCGAGGATATAGACGTTGTAAGGGCGACATACGCCTTCCAGTTCCCAGGGACCCCGGTGACAGGGAGGGAATATCCCATAGCTCCCGGAAAATACCTCGTGATCGCCGCCGACGCTATCGACCATACCCAGTACGCCGACAACAGCATCGACCTCTCAGGCGCCGACTGGGAGTGCGTCAACTTTCTCGGGCACGACTATGATGTCCCCGGCGTGCCTAATCTGACAAGCATACATCCCGAGAGCGGGACCGATTATATGATCAACCTCTCGCATGAAGCGGTAGTTATCACTACCGGAGAGGAATGGGACTGGGAGATATATATCAACAGCGCCGGATACGAGAGCATCAGATTGACGATGCCGCTGAGCACGGTGATCGACGGGGTCGAATATGCCTCCAGTGCCGATAATGTGAAGGAACTGACAGTCCGCGTCGACGCGGGGTTCGCCGGCATAGGATGCAGCAAGTACAGCGGCCAGTCGACCGAGAGAGGCGAGGTGGGAGTAGATACGAACAATTCGACGTTCGATTTCATTCTTCTTCCAAGGCCGACTCCCGGGTACTCGCATCTCGATGAGGAATAG
- a CDS encoding T9SS type A sorting domain-containing protein translates to MNRLFAVCIAFVLIFSAGSASAQWNVEYMQDPDIDFNGVCFPSSTVGYAVGSGGAIFKTTNGGEDWIAQTSPTALSLFDVFFTSTTDGFAVGDNGVMIYTNDGTNWYVHAQSQVLTTADLNSVYFVDSYAWTGGDSEDIFRSTDSGATWYLSAALGSNSEVEGISFVDTLTGYAAVDGDMIAYTTDGGMSFTLSSSIDVGPAPYSRFDMEEIFTIDDTTAIATGWGSLVGAQPTLIIISEDAGETWDIANADYHWDTYTYGFGITMFDDGELMIVGGGSGCPGILLHSTDGYNWTTSAAFTGETLNDVAAIPGTNTVVAVGAGGFIARSTDKGYTWSYMGTPSWGFAGWQKYVAYGNRMYGVGDGGLFGVLEHDGSSWTGEIQTIAVDNFVSRLYDVAVFPEDGIIYACGSQGSFYRSNDMGASWTMLEHSFSATDGFWGMHWFDKDNGVLVGELGGDDVIYTTTNGGDDLTQVWLNVTTQQLNSVSFAPGSSTIGVAVGDNMGIVYTTDGGANWAVATEDVVSTLDDLEEVHMVTATDGWAVGDNGTIVKTTDGGANWAQQPTWTTVTELNDVYFNNPGFGWICGNAGECHYTDDGGTTWNDINTTAETGNDINTIYMQGALGILWAGGDYFVMLTDDNPVVTDVDPISIPFALEQNYPNPFNPSTTIRFTISQKGFVSLNIFDVAGRMVAKVVNREMDEGDHAVNFQANGLSSGVYFYRLETGDEVQTRKMILLR, encoded by the coding sequence ATGAACAGACTATTCGCTGTTTGTATCGCTTTCGTCCTGATCTTCTCCGCGGGGTCTGCCAGCGCCCAGTGGAATGTCGAATACATGCAGGATCCGGACATCGACTTTAACGGAGTATGCTTTCCTTCCTCGACGGTGGGATACGCTGTAGGCTCCGGAGGCGCCATATTCAAGACGACCAATGGCGGAGAAGACTGGATCGCGCAGACCTCACCGACAGCTCTTTCTCTTTTCGATGTTTTCTTCACAAGTACGACCGATGGATTTGCCGTCGGCGATAATGGCGTGATGATTTACACGAACGACGGAACGAACTGGTACGTACACGCCCAGAGCCAGGTCCTGACGACGGCAGATCTTAATTCCGTCTACTTCGTTGACAGCTACGCGTGGACAGGCGGAGATTCGGAAGATATCTTCCGCAGCACCGACAGCGGCGCTACGTGGTACCTTTCCGCCGCTCTCGGATCTAACTCCGAAGTAGAGGGAATCAGTTTCGTCGACACTCTCACCGGATACGCCGCTGTCGATGGAGACATGATTGCATATACGACAGATGGCGGAATGAGCTTTACCCTTTCGTCAAGTATCGATGTCGGACCGGCCCCGTATTCGAGATTCGATATGGAAGAGATCTTTACGATCGACGATACTACGGCGATCGCGACCGGTTGGGGATCACTCGTCGGCGCGCAGCCGACGCTGATCATAATCAGCGAAGATGCCGGAGAAACATGGGATATCGCCAACGCCGATTACCACTGGGATACTTATACGTATGGATTCGGCATCACGATGTTCGATGACGGCGAGCTTATGATCGTCGGCGGCGGCTCGGGGTGTCCGGGAATCCTCCTTCACAGTACGGACGGATACAACTGGACCACATCGGCGGCCTTTACAGGTGAAACACTTAACGACGTCGCGGCTATTCCCGGAACGAACACGGTAGTCGCCGTTGGCGCCGGCGGATTCATCGCCAGGTCGACAGACAAGGGATACACATGGAGCTATATGGGAACCCCCAGCTGGGGATTCGCCGGATGGCAGAAGTATGTCGCGTATGGCAACAGGATGTACGGTGTCGGCGATGGCGGACTTTTCGGCGTTCTCGAGCACGATGGCAGCAGCTGGACAGGCGAGATCCAGACAATAGCCGTCGATAACTTCGTATCGAGGCTATACGATGTGGCCGTCTTCCCCGAAGACGGTATCATCTACGCCTGCGGTTCGCAGGGATCGTTCTACAGGTCGAACGACATGGGGGCGAGCTGGACCATGCTTGAGCATTCGTTCAGCGCTACCGACGGGTTCTGGGGCATGCACTGGTTCGACAAGGATAACGGCGTGCTTGTCGGAGAACTCGGCGGGGACGATGTGATCTACACGACGACGAACGGTGGGGATGACCTCACACAGGTCTGGTTGAACGTCACAACCCAGCAGCTCAACTCTGTCTCCTTCGCCCCTGGAAGTTCCACGATTGGAGTGGCGGTTGGCGATAATATGGGAATCGTATACACGACCGACGGTGGAGCGAACTGGGCCGTGGCGACGGAAGATGTCGTCTCGACACTGGATGATCTCGAGGAAGTCCATATGGTGACTGCCACCGACGGATGGGCAGTCGGCGACAACGGTACGATCGTCAAGACGACTGACGGCGGCGCCAACTGGGCTCAGCAGCCTACATGGACGACCGTGACCGAGCTGAACGATGTCTATTTCAACAATCCCGGATTCGGCTGGATCTGCGGCAATGCCGGAGAATGCCACTATACGGACGATGGCGGGACGACGTGGAACGACATCAACACAACCGCTGAAACGGGCAATGATATAAACACGATCTACATGCAGGGAGCACTCGGCATCCTCTGGGCCGGCGGCGATTATTTCGTGATGCTCACCGACGATAATCCTGTCGTCACCGATGTCGATCCGATAAGCATACCGTTCGCGCTTGAACAGAACTATCCGAACCCGTTCAATCCTTCGACGACGATCAGGTTTACGATCAGCCAGAAGGGTTTCGTCTCGCTCAATATCTTTGACGTAGCGGGACGGATGGTGGCGAAGGTAGTAAACAGGGAAATGGATGAAGGGGATCATGCCGTGAACTTCCAGGCAAACGGTCTTTCCTCCGGCGTCTATTTCTACAGGCTTGAGACAGGCGACGAGGTTCAGACCAGAAAGATGATTCTTCTTCGCTAG